A single genomic interval of Mycobacterium sp. DL592 harbors:
- a CDS encoding cysteine hydrolase family protein, with protein sequence MPTIVAEPFPLNFDVDSTALVIIDMQRDFVLPGGFGEALGNDTSLLLAAVEPIQRVLNRAREIGMFVVHTREGHRPDLSDCPSAKLHRGGQTFIGEPGPMGRILIRGEQGHDIIDQLYPIEGEPVIDKPGKGTFHATDFGQILSDRGIKTLVVCGVTTEVCVHTTVREANDRGYECVVLSDGVASYFPVFQRVALDMIKAQGGIFGWVSDSERFLAAVS encoded by the coding sequence ATGCCCACGATCGTTGCAGAGCCTTTTCCCCTGAACTTCGATGTGGACAGCACAGCGCTGGTCATCATCGACATGCAACGGGATTTCGTGTTGCCCGGCGGCTTCGGTGAGGCGCTCGGCAACGACACCTCTCTGCTGCTGGCCGCCGTCGAGCCGATTCAGCGGGTACTCAACCGTGCGCGCGAGATCGGCATGTTCGTCGTCCACACCCGAGAGGGACACCGTCCCGACCTGTCCGACTGTCCCTCGGCGAAACTCCACCGCGGCGGGCAGACCTTCATCGGTGAGCCCGGGCCGATGGGCCGCATCCTGATCCGCGGCGAGCAGGGCCACGACATCATCGACCAGCTGTACCCGATCGAGGGTGAGCCGGTCATCGACAAACCCGGCAAGGGCACCTTCCACGCCACCGACTTCGGCCAGATCCTGTCCGATCGCGGCATCAAGACCCTGGTGGTGTGCGGGGTGACCACCGAGGTGTGCGTGCACACCACCGTCCGCGAGGCCAACGATCGCGGCTACGAATGTGTGGTGCTGTCCGACGGGGTGGCGTCCTACTTCCCGGTGTTCCAGCGCGTCGCCCTGGACATGATCAAGGCCCAGGGCGGCATCTTCGGCTGGGTCTCGGACTCCGAGCGTTTCCTGGCCGCGGTGTCCTAG
- the fdrA gene encoding acyl-CoA synthetase FdrA: protein MTTNSRFYPNLYKDSVSLMTVSAQLTSVPGIEAASVAMASATNVDNLAQAGLGTFDVRPNDLVVAVSGTEDACAEALALADSLLSAAPGGGDDTVSAAPVTSIQMAVAKDPALNLALISVPGDYAAAEAMKALRLGLDVMVFSDNVSPEAELALKQYAREVDLMVMGPDCGTSIVNGIPLGFANVVRRGPIGVVGASGTGTQEVTVRVHQNGSGISQALGTGGHDLADAIGGISMLYGLAALDGDPGTSVIVLVSKPPSPDVAATVLAAAEASDKPVVVIFLGADPASITRNGVYGAAYLAQAADMAVELARGQKPQSGEITISNEMRRVLGDLAGSMAPSQRYVRGIFSGGTFCYEAQLVHRARGISAYSNTPVTGNSALDDIRISLQNTIVDMGDDEFTQGRPHPMIDPSQKDARIRDEVADPTTAVVLFDVVLGYGSADDPTAELISVIGTSKAKARAEGRTVAFIGYVCGTDLDPQDRAKAVAGLKAAGVLVASSNAEAAVWSAALIAEREGVTA from the coding sequence ATGACCACGAACTCCCGGTTCTACCCCAACCTCTACAAGGACTCGGTGTCCTTGATGACGGTGTCGGCGCAGCTGACGTCGGTACCGGGCATCGAAGCCGCCTCGGTCGCAATGGCCTCGGCCACCAACGTCGACAACCTCGCCCAGGCCGGCCTGGGCACCTTCGACGTCCGGCCCAACGACCTCGTCGTCGCGGTCTCAGGCACCGAGGACGCCTGCGCAGAAGCGCTGGCCCTGGCCGACTCATTGCTGTCTGCCGCACCCGGGGGCGGTGACGACACCGTTTCGGCCGCACCGGTCACCAGCATCCAGATGGCCGTCGCCAAGGACCCGGCGCTGAACCTGGCGCTGATCTCGGTACCCGGCGACTACGCCGCCGCCGAGGCGATGAAGGCGCTGCGGCTGGGCCTGGACGTGATGGTGTTCAGCGACAACGTCAGCCCGGAAGCGGAGCTGGCCCTCAAGCAATACGCCCGCGAGGTCGACCTGATGGTGATGGGCCCGGACTGCGGCACCTCGATCGTGAATGGCATCCCGCTCGGGTTCGCAAATGTGGTGCGGCGCGGCCCGATTGGTGTTGTCGGTGCCTCGGGCACGGGCACCCAGGAGGTCACCGTGCGGGTGCACCAGAACGGTTCGGGTATCTCGCAGGCACTCGGCACCGGCGGCCACGACCTGGCCGACGCCATCGGCGGCATCTCCATGCTGTACGGCCTGGCCGCCCTCGACGGCGATCCCGGGACGTCGGTGATCGTGCTGGTCTCCAAACCACCGTCACCCGATGTCGCGGCCACTGTGCTGGCTGCCGCCGAAGCCAGCGACAAACCCGTCGTCGTCATCTTCCTCGGCGCCGACCCGGCCTCGATCACCCGCAACGGTGTGTACGGCGCCGCCTATCTCGCGCAAGCCGCCGACATGGCCGTCGAACTGGCGCGCGGGCAGAAGCCGCAGAGCGGGGAGATCACCATCTCCAACGAGATGCGCCGGGTCCTGGGCGATCTGGCCGGCTCGATGGCGCCCAGCCAACGTTATGTGCGGGGCATCTTCTCCGGCGGCACCTTCTGCTACGAAGCCCAGTTGGTGCACCGCGCCCGCGGCATCTCCGCCTACTCCAACACCCCGGTCACGGGCAACAGCGCACTCGACGACATCCGGATCAGCCTGCAGAACACCATCGTCGACATGGGCGACGACGAATTCACCCAGGGCAGACCGCATCCCATGATCGACCCGTCCCAGAAGGACGCCCGCATCCGCGACGAGGTGGCCGATCCGACGACGGCGGTCGTGCTGTTCGACGTGGTGCTCGGCTACGGATCCGCCGATGATCCGACCGCTGAACTGATTTCGGTCATCGGCACGTCGAAGGCCAAGGCCCGCGCCGAAGGCCGCACCGTCGCGTTCATCGGCTACGTGTGCGGCACCGATCTGGATCCCCAGGACCGTGCAAAGGCCGTCGCCGGTCTCAAGGCGGCCGGTGTCCTGGTCGCGTCGAGCAATGCCGAGGCGGCCGTCTGGTCGGCGGCGCTGATCGCCGAGCGCGAAGGAGTCACCGCGTGA
- a CDS encoding DUF1116 domain-containing protein — protein sequence MKKLFDEDIKVVNIGLQGFANNVTAAGGQVTNLTWAPPAGADAALGWTLATLVGDPRIEDANRTAYDRYLAAQPRLIDLVRASEAIAGLGPGERRILHSGPPIAWPDMCGPQRGAIAGAILYEGWADDLDAAEKLAESGAVSLEPCHEHSAVGPMAGIISPSMPVWVVENTAAGNRAYCNLNEGLGKVLRFGANSPEVLDRLRWLGSDFFDTMQVAVRGLVDPDLKPLMAQALHMGDELHNRNAAASALLFKRLTLSLMGADLPSDAVRRALEFVAGNDHFFLNVSMAACKSMTDAAANVPGSSMVTVMARNGVNFGIKLSGTGDQWFQAPANPVDGLYFPGYTVDDAAADLGDSAITETNGLGGFAMAASPAIVQFVGGTPADATANSRRMLAITLGANPAFTLPPLNFGGTPAGIDARLVVDSGVLPIINTGIAHRQAGVGQIGAGITTAPMECFNDALAALAAGLE from the coding sequence GTGAAGAAACTCTTCGACGAAGACATCAAGGTCGTCAACATCGGCCTGCAGGGCTTCGCCAACAACGTCACCGCGGCGGGCGGGCAGGTCACCAATCTCACGTGGGCACCCCCGGCGGGAGCCGATGCGGCACTGGGCTGGACGCTGGCCACTCTGGTGGGCGACCCGCGTATCGAGGATGCCAACCGAACGGCTTACGACCGCTACCTGGCTGCCCAACCCCGCCTGATCGACCTCGTCCGCGCCAGTGAAGCGATCGCCGGCCTGGGTCCGGGGGAGCGGCGCATTCTGCACTCGGGTCCGCCGATCGCGTGGCCAGACATGTGCGGACCGCAGCGCGGCGCGATCGCCGGGGCGATCCTCTACGAGGGCTGGGCCGACGATCTCGACGCGGCCGAGAAGCTCGCCGAAAGTGGTGCGGTGTCACTGGAACCGTGCCACGAGCACAGCGCGGTCGGGCCGATGGCCGGCATCATCAGCCCGTCGATGCCGGTGTGGGTGGTGGAGAACACCGCCGCCGGAAACCGGGCCTACTGCAACCTCAACGAGGGGCTGGGCAAGGTGCTGCGGTTCGGCGCCAACTCGCCCGAGGTCCTCGACCGGTTGCGCTGGCTGGGCAGCGACTTCTTCGACACCATGCAGGTCGCGGTGCGCGGGCTGGTCGACCCGGACCTCAAACCCCTGATGGCACAGGCGCTGCACATGGGCGACGAACTGCACAACCGCAACGCCGCCGCCTCCGCGCTGCTGTTCAAGCGCCTCACGTTGTCGCTGATGGGCGCTGATCTGCCCTCGGATGCGGTGCGCCGCGCGTTGGAGTTCGTGGCCGGCAACGACCACTTCTTCCTCAACGTGTCGATGGCGGCCTGCAAGTCGATGACCGACGCCGCGGCCAATGTGCCGGGCAGCAGCATGGTGACGGTGATGGCACGCAACGGCGTGAACTTCGGCATCAAGCTCAGCGGCACCGGCGACCAGTGGTTCCAGGCACCAGCCAATCCTGTTGACGGACTGTACTTCCCGGGCTACACCGTCGACGACGCGGCCGCCGACCTCGGCGACTCGGCAATCACCGAGACCAACGGCCTCGGTGGGTTTGCGATGGCGGCCTCGCCCGCGATCGTGCAGTTCGTCGGCGGCACCCCTGCGGATGCGACGGCCAACAGCCGCCGCATGCTGGCCATCACACTGGGCGCCAACCCCGCATTCACGTTGCCGCCGTTGAACTTCGGCGGCACACCGGCGGGAATCGACGCCCGGCTGGTGGTCGACTCCGGAGTCCTGCCGATCATCAACACCGGAATCGCCCACCGCCAAGCCGGTGTCGGTCAGATCGGAGCGGGTATCACCACCGCGCCGATGGAATGCTTCAACGACGCACTGGCCGCGCTCGCGGCGGGACTGGAGTGA
- a CDS encoding carbamate kinase, giving the protein MGTAIVAFGGNALVTDAEHDSIPQQYDTVRRTVPPLIDMVEQGWKLVVSHGNGPQVGFILRRSELASDEVDPVPVDYAVADTQGAIGYMFVKALRNELARRGLSHPVVAVVTHSVVSLDDPAFENPTKPVGSFLDEAKATKMAAALGWTIAEDAGRGWRRTVASPRPTAILETDLIRKLLDDGAIVVAVGGGGIPVSVSADGTLTGVEAVVDKDIASGLLAHDLAADLLMIPTGVPRVAIGFGTPEEKWLDTITVEQARQYIASGQFGKGSMEPKVEAVADFAATTPGGTGIIGAAEEIPAILAGTSGTRIVGAAAAPQPARSGSGAVLLAVNGTLMRGLKLSPNMAAAGATFVQETTTEPVYRIWTINDDHPAMIRVTDGSGVAVAVEVWSVPAAGLAGILLNEPPGLSIGKVNLADGSTVLGVLGEPALVEGQREISRHGGWRAYIAAEGISS; this is encoded by the coding sequence GTGGGAACCGCAATCGTCGCCTTCGGTGGCAATGCTCTGGTCACCGACGCCGAGCACGACTCCATCCCGCAGCAGTACGACACCGTCAGGCGGACCGTCCCACCCCTGATCGACATGGTCGAGCAGGGCTGGAAACTCGTTGTCTCCCATGGCAACGGACCCCAGGTCGGCTTCATCCTGCGCCGCTCGGAGCTGGCCTCCGACGAGGTCGACCCGGTGCCCGTCGACTACGCTGTCGCTGACACCCAGGGCGCGATCGGCTACATGTTCGTCAAGGCGCTGCGCAATGAACTGGCCCGCAGGGGGTTGTCGCACCCGGTGGTGGCGGTCGTCACCCATTCGGTGGTCAGTCTCGACGATCCGGCCTTCGAGAACCCGACCAAGCCGGTCGGTTCGTTCCTCGACGAAGCCAAGGCCACGAAGATGGCTGCGGCGCTGGGGTGGACGATCGCCGAGGACGCCGGGCGGGGCTGGCGCCGCACCGTCGCATCGCCGCGGCCGACGGCGATCCTGGAGACCGATCTGATTCGTAAGCTCCTCGACGACGGGGCGATCGTGGTCGCGGTCGGCGGTGGCGGCATCCCGGTGAGCGTCTCGGCCGACGGGACGCTCACCGGCGTGGAAGCTGTGGTGGACAAGGACATTGCCTCGGGTCTACTCGCCCACGACCTGGCCGCGGATCTGTTGATGATCCCGACCGGGGTGCCGCGCGTGGCGATCGGCTTCGGCACACCCGAGGAGAAGTGGCTCGACACCATCACCGTCGAACAAGCCCGGCAGTACATCGCCTCCGGCCAATTCGGCAAGGGGTCGATGGAACCAAAGGTCGAGGCCGTCGCCGACTTCGCCGCCACGACTCCCGGAGGCACCGGCATCATCGGGGCAGCCGAGGAGATCCCTGCGATCCTGGCCGGCACATCGGGCACCCGGATCGTCGGCGCAGCCGCAGCACCGCAGCCGGCGCGCAGCGGCTCGGGGGCCGTGCTGCTGGCGGTCAACGGCACCCTGATGCGCGGACTCAAACTCTCGCCCAACATGGCGGCCGCCGGTGCCACGTTCGTCCAGGAGACCACCACCGAACCGGTGTACCGGATCTGGACCATCAACGACGACCACCCCGCCATGATCCGGGTCACCGACGGGTCGGGAGTGGCCGTCGCGGTCGAGGTGTGGTCGGTACCCGCCGCCGGGCTGGCCGGAATCTTGTTGAACGAGCCACCCGGGTTGTCGATCGGCAAAGTCAACCTCGCTGACGGGTCGACGGTTCTCGGTGTGCTCGGCGAGCCTGCTCTGGTCGAGGGTCAGCGGGAGATCAGCCGGCACGGCGGCTGGCGCGCCTATATCGCCGCGGAGGGCATCTCGTCCTGA
- a CDS encoding FkbM family methyltransferase → MAVRYELPAPSFDETAAPSAARMRGAIRRLRSTKSRLFVLEKLLRAVLLMPPYLAYVILLAPRVLLRRPTVVSGRADFGALFTCRLPDLVQTYIWMFGEWEPDLTRFIAGRLRDGDTFVDVGANVGYYSLLAAECVGPSGTVVAVEASPVVAADLRHHVAINQTENRIRVLNKAASAEPGTLTIYAGPAHNVGMTTTVQSHGMHAEAEIEALPLNSMLSADDIAATRLIKIDVEGAEPDVVAGMAPLIPALRPDAEVVIELSPKWWGDKTLRPIDVLRPFLDAGFHVYKMRNSYTVWRYLWPNDVSDAVRVRRPLTKRVARLDLVLSRVDADSLPIDSHRFVRLFG, encoded by the coding sequence ATGGCTGTTCGGTATGAGCTGCCCGCACCGAGCTTCGATGAGACGGCTGCGCCGTCCGCGGCGCGGATGCGCGGAGCGATCCGTCGACTTCGGTCAACCAAGAGCCGACTGTTCGTGCTGGAGAAACTGCTGCGGGCCGTGCTGCTCATGCCGCCCTACCTGGCCTACGTGATCCTGTTGGCTCCGCGGGTCCTCCTGCGCCGGCCGACGGTGGTGAGCGGCCGCGCGGACTTCGGTGCCCTGTTCACCTGCCGGCTACCCGACCTCGTCCAGACCTACATCTGGATGTTCGGCGAGTGGGAGCCGGATCTCACCCGGTTCATTGCCGGACGGCTGCGCGACGGTGACACGTTCGTCGACGTCGGTGCCAACGTCGGCTACTACTCGCTGCTGGCCGCCGAGTGCGTCGGCCCGAGCGGCACGGTGGTGGCGGTCGAGGCGTCGCCCGTGGTCGCCGCCGATCTGCGTCATCACGTGGCGATCAACCAGACTGAGAACCGGATCCGCGTCCTGAACAAAGCCGCCTCCGCCGAACCGGGCACCCTGACCATCTATGCGGGTCCGGCCCACAACGTGGGAATGACCACCACCGTGCAATCGCACGGTATGCATGCCGAGGCGGAAATCGAAGCGCTGCCGCTGAATTCGATGCTGTCGGCCGATGACATCGCGGCCACCCGGCTGATCAAGATCGACGTCGAGGGTGCCGAACCCGACGTGGTGGCCGGGATGGCGCCACTGATACCGGCGCTGCGCCCCGACGCCGAGGTCGTCATCGAATTGTCGCCGAAGTGGTGGGGCGACAAGACATTACGTCCGATCGACGTGCTTCGCCCGTTCCTCGACGCGGGATTTCACGTTTACAAGATGCGCAACAGCTACACGGTGTGGCGCTACCTGTGGCCCAACGACGTCAGCGACGCCGTTCGAGTCCGGCGTCCGTTGACCAAGCGGGTCGCGCGCCTGGACCTGGTGCTCTCGCGCGTCGATGCGGACAGCCTGCCGATCGACTCGCACCGCTTCGTGCGGCTGTTCGGCTGA
- a CDS encoding VOC family protein, which yields MSDHEVKMIILSTDDLDESIAFYSDTLGMAVKFRDGTHFAALDGGAVTLALATEIDHPIPGQVVVGIKTADVDAAAKAVEESGGGIVKGPYDDAHERRAVVYDNKGNGLVFYSPLKR from the coding sequence GTGAGCGACCACGAAGTCAAGATGATCATCCTGTCGACCGATGACCTGGATGAGTCCATCGCCTTCTACAGCGACACCCTGGGGATGGCGGTGAAGTTCCGCGACGGCACGCATTTCGCCGCGCTCGACGGCGGTGCGGTCACCTTGGCCCTGGCCACCGAGATCGACCATCCCATCCCCGGGCAGGTCGTGGTCGGGATCAAGACCGCCGATGTGGACGCCGCGGCCAAGGCCGTCGAGGAGAGTGGCGGAGGCATCGTCAAGGGCCCGTACGACGACGCCCACGAACGCCGCGCCGTCGTCTACGACAACAAGGGCAACGGCCTGGTGTTCTACAGCCCGCTCAAGCGCTGA